The genomic region TTCAGGTCTTTCCTGATTATTAATCTTTGAGTTTAATACTTTTAAAACCTCTTTTATATCCCCAACTAAATGGTGAGTTGTAACTATATTTTTATTGATTTCAGCAGGATCCACATCTATATGCAGAATTTGCGCACTATTAGCAAATTCCGATACCTTACCTATAACTCTATCACTAAATCTTGCGCCTACTGCAATTAATAAATCACACTCTGAAACTGCAGCGTTAGATGTTCTAGTTCCATGCATACCAATCATTCCCGTAAATAATGGGTGATCTGAAGTAAAGCCCCCTAGACCCATTAAACTTGAAGAGACCGGTGCTTGGATTTTCTCTGCAAATGTTTTCAGCTCCTCAGTAGCTTCAGCAGTGATAACTCCGCCACCTATATATAGGTATGGCTTTTTAGCCCCGCTTATTAGACCTATAGCATTTGCTACACTAACTTCATCCAATTCATTCAGAGATTTATCTACTACCCTAGGCTTCTCATATTTATATTCACCTAACTGAGCAGTAATATCCTTAGGTATGTCTATTAAAACTGGGCCAGGTCTTCCCTCTTGAGCAATATAAAAAGCCTTTCTGACTATAGATGCCAGTTCATTTATATTTTTAACAATAAAATTATGTTTAGTAATAGGCATAGTTATCCCTGTTATATCCACCTCTTGGAAGCTATCCTTACCTAGAAGTGGTAAAGCTACATTACCAGTTATTGCAACCATAGGGACAGAATCCATATATGCAGTAGCTATTCCAGTTACTAAGTTTGTAGCCCCAGGGCCTGAAGTTGCTAAGCAAACTCCTACTTTACCCGTTGCTCTAGCATATCCATCAGCCGCATGAGATGCCCCTTGTTCATGGGCAGTTAGGACATGCCTAATCATTTGTTCATACTTATATAAAGCATCATAAATATTTAATACAGCTCCACCCGGATAACCAAAAATTGTATCCACACCTTGCTCTATTAAGCATTCTAATAAAATTTCAGCCCCTGTAAGTTGCATTTGTTTCGCCCCCTTTTTATACCTTAAGCACCGCACCTGTACTTGCAGAGGTTACTAATTTCGCATATCTAGCTAAATAACCAGTTTTGATTTTTGCTTCCGGCGCTTTCCATAATTGTTTCCTCTCAGCTAACTCTTCTTCACTTACGTCTAAATAAATAGTTCCTTTGTTTATATCTATAGAGATTATATCGCCTTCTTTAACTAATGCAATTGTGCCGCCTTCTGCAGCCTCTGGTGACACATGGCCTATAGATGCACCTCTTGTAGCACCGCTAAATCTACCGTCGGTTATTAAAGCAACATCCTTATCTAGTCCCATTCCCGCTAAGGCAGAGGTTGGAGCTAACATCTCTCTCATTCCTGGACCACCTTTTGGCCCCTCGTACCTTATAACTAAAACTTCTCCTTTATTAACTTTACCACCTAGGATAGCTTCAATTACTTCTTCCTCTGACTCAAAAACTTTTGCTGGTCCTTGATGCTTTAACATCTCAGGTGCCACTGCTGAACGTTTTACTACACACCCATTAGGTGCTAGATTACCCTTTAATACTGCGATTCCACCTGTCTCACTATATGGTTTTTCTACTGGTCTAATTACATTTGGATTCAAATTAACAGCATTTTTAATATTACCTTCAACATCGTTTCCTGTTACAGTTGGAATGTCTAAATGAAGTAAATTCTTTTTAGAAAGCTCCTTCATTACGGCTGATACTCCACCAGCAGCATATAGATCTTCAATATGGTCCGGTCCTGCTGGACTTAATTTACAAAGATTTGGAGTTCTTGCACTAATAACGTTAGCTAACTCTAAATCTAGTTCAATTCCTACTTCATGAGCTATAGCAGGTAAATGAAGCATACTATTAGTACTACATCCTAATGCCATATCAACTGTTAAAGCATTATCAAAGGCTTTTTGAGTCATTATATCTCTAGGTCTTATATCCTTTTCTAGTAAATCCATTATAGTCATACCTGCTTTTTTAGCAAGTCTTATTCTTTCAGCATAAACAGCTGGTATAGTTCCATTACCAGGAAGCCCCATACCTAGAACCTCAGTTAAACAGTTCATACTGTTTGCCGTAAACATACCTGAACAAGACCCACAACTAGGACAGGCTTTATTTTCAAACTGTAATAATTCATCTTCAGTCATTTTCCCAGCTTTTACTGACCCCACTGCTTCAAAAACATTGGATAAGCTTACACTAACATTGTTAACTTTTCCAGCTAGCATTGGTCCACCGCTAACTAATATAGTAGGTATATTAACTCTTCCAGCTGCCATAAGCATCGCTGGAACAATTTTATCGCAGTTTGGTATCATTACTAGGGCATCAAATCCATGAGCCATTGCCATAGCTTCTATAGAGTCAGCAATAAGTTCTCTAGATGCTAAGGAATATTTCATTCCTATATGACCCATTGAAATACCGTCACAAACTCCAATAGCAGGGAATTCAATTGGAGTTCCACCCTTTAATCTAATTCCTGTCTTTACTGCTTCTGCAATTTTATCTAAATAAATATGTCCTGGGACGATTTCATTTTTCGCATTTACAACTCCAATTAAAGGCTGATTTAGTTCTTCATCACTAAAGCCCATTGCCTTAAATAAAGAACGATGTGGGGCCCTCTCTACTCCTTTTGTAACACTATGGCTTCTCATTATATCACTCCTTCTAGTAACAACATTATCTATATAGCATCAATTAGTAATTTACCCATCCCTTTAGTTCCTACAAGTTTCATTCCTGCACTCATTATATCCCCTGTTCTATATCCTAGATTAAGAACTTTTGTTACTGCTTCCTCTATAGTATTAGCTTCTTCCTCTAAACCAAAGGAATATCTAAGCATCATTGCGGCAGATAGAACTGTTGCAATTGGGTTTGCCTTATCTTGACCAGCTATGTCTGGAGCTGATCCATGAATTGGCTCATACATTCCTAATCCGCCCTCACCTAAACTAGCTGATGGAAGCATACCTATTGAACCCGTAATCATACTTGCTTCATCTGATAAAATATCTCCAAACATATTTGTTGTAACCATTACATCAAATTGCTTAGGGTCTCTTACAAGTTGCATAGCTGCATTATCAACATACATATGCTCTAAAGTAACCTCAGGATACTGCTTTGCAACTTCGTTTACAACTGAACGCCATAATCTTGAACTCTCTAATATATTAGCCTTATCTACACTTGTAACCTTTTTATTTCTCTTCATTGCTATATCAAAGGCAGTCTTTGCTATTCTTTCAACTTCTCCAACACTGTAGGCTTCTGTATCATAGGCTTCTTCACCTAGCTTACCTTCAGGTCTTCTCCCTCTATCCCCGAAGTAAATACCACCAGTTAATTCTCTAACAACACATATATCCAAACCATCCCCGATTATTTCAGGTTTTAATGGACAGGCATCCTTAAGTGCTTCATGAAGAACTGCTGGTCTTAGGTTAGCATATAGACCTAAAGCACTTCTTAAGCCTAAAAGGGCTTGTTCAGGTCTTCCATTGCCAGGTAGGTTATCCCATTTAGGTCCCCCTACAGCTCCTAGAAGTACAGAGTCGCTTTTTTTACATACTTCTATAGTTTCTTGAGGTAGAGGCTCACCAACTGCATCAATGGCACATCCTCCTGCTAACACTTCTTGAAACTCAAATTGATGTCCATATTTTGCACCAATCTTCTCTAAAACTAATATGGTTTGCTCTATTATA from Serpentinicella alkaliphila harbors:
- the leuB gene encoding 3-isopropylmalate dehydrogenase, which translates into the protein MKFKIATIPGDGIGPDIIEQTILVLEKIGAKYGHQFEFQEVLAGGCAIDAVGEPLPQETIEVCKKSDSVLLGAVGGPKWDNLPGNGRPEQALLGLRSALGLYANLRPAVLHEALKDACPLKPEIIGDGLDICVVRELTGGIYFGDRGRRPEGKLGEEAYDTEAYSVGEVERIAKTAFDIAMKRNKKVTSVDKANILESSRLWRSVVNEVAKQYPEVTLEHMYVDNAAMQLVRDPKQFDVMVTTNMFGDILSDEASMITGSIGMLPSASLGEGGLGMYEPIHGSAPDIAGQDKANPIATVLSAAMMLRYSFGLEEEANTIEEAVTKVLNLGYRTGDIMSAGMKLVGTKGMGKLLIDAI
- the ilvD gene encoding dihydroxy-acid dehydratase; translation: MRSHSVTKGVERAPHRSLFKAMGFSDEELNQPLIGVVNAKNEIVPGHIYLDKIAEAVKTGIRLKGGTPIEFPAIGVCDGISMGHIGMKYSLASRELIADSIEAMAMAHGFDALVMIPNCDKIVPAMLMAAGRVNIPTILVSGGPMLAGKVNNVSVSLSNVFEAVGSVKAGKMTEDELLQFENKACPSCGSCSGMFTANSMNCLTEVLGMGLPGNGTIPAVYAERIRLAKKAGMTIMDLLEKDIRPRDIMTQKAFDNALTVDMALGCSTNSMLHLPAIAHEVGIELDLELANVISARTPNLCKLSPAGPDHIEDLYAAGGVSAVMKELSKKNLLHLDIPTVTGNDVEGNIKNAVNLNPNVIRPVEKPYSETGGIAVLKGNLAPNGCVVKRSAVAPEMLKHQGPAKVFESEEEVIEAILGGKVNKGEVLVIRYEGPKGGPGMREMLAPTSALAGMGLDKDVALITDGRFSGATRGASIGHVSPEAAEGGTIALVKEGDIISIDINKGTIYLDVSEEELAERKQLWKAPEAKIKTGYLARYAKLVTSASTGAVLKV
- the ilvB gene encoding biosynthetic-type acetolactate synthase large subunit, with the protein product MQLTGAEILLECLIEQGVDTIFGYPGGAVLNIYDALYKYEQMIRHVLTAHEQGASHAADGYARATGKVGVCLATSGPGATNLVTGIATAYMDSVPMVAITGNVALPLLGKDSFQEVDITGITMPITKHNFIVKNINELASIVRKAFYIAQEGRPGPVLIDIPKDITAQLGEYKYEKPRVVDKSLNELDEVSVANAIGLISGAKKPYLYIGGGVITAEATEELKTFAEKIQAPVSSSLMGLGGFTSDHPLFTGMIGMHGTRTSNAAVSECDLLIAVGARFSDRVIGKVSEFANSAQILHIDVDPAEINKNIVTTHHLVGDIKEVLKVLNSKINNQERPEWTKKIKEWKEKYPLSYCEDDSLKPQYIIEKISEITNGDAIITTEVGQNQMWTAQYYQFKKPRTFVSSGGLGTMGFGLGASMGAQVACPDKTVFNISGDGCFRMNCNELATAVEYNIPVIIVILNNHVLGMVRQWQNIFYGGRFSATNLEGRTTDFVKLAEAYGAVAYNITKKEEVEDTIRRAIAVKKPVVINCEIDKDEKVLPMVPPGAPLSHLILE